The following proteins come from a genomic window of Thiothrix winogradskyi:
- a CDS encoding DUF333 domain-containing protein, producing MKLRMGFIISLMVTLYACSSAPAPINATPQAARAANPASLNCLQNHGRLETHRTPEGERTDCVLPSGKRCDEWEMFRGNCPVRTVNADGIYRLFGL from the coding sequence ATGAAGTTGAGAATGGGCTTTATCATCAGCCTGATGGTAACACTCTACGCCTGTAGCAGCGCTCCAGCGCCAATAAACGCTACACCGCAAGCGGCACGTGCTGCCAACCCTGCGTCACTCAATTGCCTCCAGAATCACGGCAGGCTCGAAACACACCGAACGCCGGAAGGCGAAAGAACCGACTGTGTATTGCCCAGCGGCAAACGTTGCGATGAATGGGAAATGTTCCGGGGCAACTGCCCAGTCCGCACCGTTAACGCCGATGGTATTTATCGTCTTTTTGGTCTCTAA
- a CDS encoding TraR/DksA family transcriptional regulator, whose amino-acid sequence MYEEKHKHLKELEKVLVSRIENVSHDLNSEHSADSAEQVTERENEDVLRHLKEESRLELKQVRSALKRIESGEYGSCTQCGETISSARLDALPYATLCIRCAS is encoded by the coding sequence ATGTACGAAGAAAAGCATAAGCATCTCAAAGAACTAGAAAAAGTGCTGGTATCCCGTATCGAGAACGTCAGCCATGATCTGAATAGCGAACACAGTGCCGATTCTGCTGAACAAGTCACCGAACGCGAAAATGAGGACGTCTTGCGTCATTTAAAAGAAGAATCGCGCCTTGAACTAAAACAAGTACGCAGCGCCCTAAAACGCATTGAAAGCGGCGAATACGGTAGCTGTACCCAATGCGGGGAAACCATTAGCTCTGCAAGATTGGATGCGTTACCTTACGCCACACTTTGTATCCGTTGCGCCAGTTAA
- the cas5c gene encoding type I-C CRISPR-associated protein Cas5c codes for MQTFCLEVTGDFACFTRPEMKVERVSYDVITPSAARAVFEAILWKPAIRWHIRKIEVLKPIRWINLRRNEVSGVVPAGAVKSAMKQGKGNLGMYIEEDRQQRAGLFLRDVRYRLHAEFEMLDNNPENNSVKFAEMFKRRASKGQCFNQPYLGTREFSCDFRLVEADTTPVQPLPETRELGWMLYDMDFADTANPMPRFFQAKMQDGVIHIPAWDSEEIRG; via the coding sequence ATGCAAACTTTTTGTTTGGAAGTAACGGGTGATTTTGCCTGCTTCACCCGCCCAGAAATGAAGGTGGAACGGGTGTCTTATGATGTCATCACGCCATCTGCTGCACGCGCCGTATTCGAGGCTATTCTTTGGAAGCCTGCGATTCGCTGGCATATCCGCAAAATTGAAGTGTTGAAGCCCATTCGCTGGATCAATTTGCGCCGCAACGAAGTATCAGGGGTTGTACCTGCCGGGGCAGTCAAGTCAGCGATGAAACAGGGCAAGGGCAACCTCGGTATGTATATCGAAGAAGACCGCCAGCAACGGGCAGGTTTGTTCCTGCGTGATGTGCGTTACCGCCTCCACGCTGAGTTTGAAATGCTAGACAACAACCCGGAGAACAATTCGGTCAAGTTTGCTGAAATGTTCAAACGCCGCGCCAGCAAAGGGCAATGTTTCAATCAGCCTTATCTGGGGACACGCGAATTTTCCTGTGATTTCCGTTTGGTTGAAGCTGATACCACGCCCGTACAGCCCTTGCCCGAAACACGGGAACTCGGCTGGATGTTGTACGACATGGATTTTGCGGATACCGCTAACCCGATGCCGCGCTTCTTTCAAGCCAAAATGCAAGACGGTGTGATTCACATCCCCGCGTGGGATAGCGAGGAGATACGCGGATGA
- the cas3 gene encoding CRISPR-associated helicase Cas3' produces the protein MGKSRPIAHVRFDANNQPIEHWLDEHLRDVAKLASHYATQFGSIDWAHVAGIWHDLGKYNPEFQRYIGDKTGYVAANAHIEDSAPGKVNHSAAGALYAVQKHPALGRILAYLIAGHHSGLPDWVKDDADGRSLEEILQDGIHLDKALQVPVPDDILQTKMPTSAPVGGIDNAALWIRMLFSCLVDADFLDTEAFMQPEKQDLRSQYPDLNSLLAGFNDHMAGFAAKAADTPVNRLRTQILRDCRKAAEKLPGIFSLTVPTGGGKTLSGMAFALEHAIRHGKQRVIYAIPYTSIIEQTANIYRHIFGNCVVEHHSNLDPDKEDAQSRLAAENWDAPIIVTTNVQLFESLFASRTSRCRKLHNLANSVIVLDEAQLLPPEFLNPILGVMKALVEHYGVTFVLSTATQPALHTYHDTFGSAVVKGFEAEQITEIMPDPEALFAALERVKVELPDDLITERSWEDVAEEIAELDSVLVIVNTKQQAAELCRLLPPETYYLTTNLCGEHRSEKLKEIRQRLQDGEPVRVVSTQLIEAGVDVDFPVVYRALAGLDSIAQAAGRCNREGKLSEKGRVVVFVPPLNAKLPGHLGRSVTVCRSLLPTFTQAPLHHSHFQIYFEHFYARAESRDKHGIVDLLAQNARELKIQFRTAAQRFRLIDDEGSAVLVTYGDGAKLIEQLKIIGPKRNLMRKLQRHTVTVREQVKKRLLQAGDIRELANLPGIYEQITPGLYDQKLGLLVDGVSLSAESLYI, from the coding sequence ATGGGCAAATCACGTCCGATAGCACATGTACGTTTTGACGCAAACAACCAGCCGATTGAACATTGGCTGGATGAGCATTTGCGGGATGTGGCAAAACTGGCATCACATTATGCCACTCAATTTGGCAGCATTGACTGGGCGCATGTCGCCGGAATCTGGCACGACCTCGGCAAATACAATCCTGAATTTCAACGCTACATCGGCGACAAGACAGGTTATGTTGCCGCCAATGCCCACATTGAAGATTCTGCTCCCGGTAAAGTCAATCACTCCGCCGCTGGTGCGTTGTATGCCGTACAGAAACATCCCGCCTTGGGCAGGATTCTTGCTTACCTGATTGCGGGTCATCACTCCGGTTTGCCCGATTGGGTGAAAGATGATGCTGATGGGCGTTCATTGGAAGAAATTCTGCAAGATGGTATCCATTTAGATAAAGCTCTACAAGTTCCTGTTCCTGATGACATCCTGCAAACCAAAATGCCTACGTCTGCCCCTGTGGGGGGCATTGATAATGCAGCGTTGTGGATACGAATGCTTTTTTCTTGCCTAGTTGATGCGGATTTTCTGGATACCGAAGCTTTCATGCAGCCGGAAAAGCAAGACTTACGCAGTCAATACCCTGACTTAAATAGCTTGTTGGCTGGATTCAACGACCACATGGCAGGCTTTGCAGCAAAAGCAGCAGATACCCCAGTCAACCGCTTGCGTACACAAATCTTGCGTGATTGCCGGAAAGCAGCAGAAAAACTACCTGGTATATTTTCCCTGACCGTACCAACCGGCGGTGGTAAAACACTTTCTGGCATGGCATTCGCGCTTGAACATGCGATCCGGCACGGTAAGCAGCGCGTCATTTACGCCATCCCCTACACTAGCATCATTGAGCAAACCGCCAATATCTACCGCCATATCTTTGGTAATTGCGTGGTGGAACATCACAGCAATCTTGACCCCGACAAGGAAGACGCGCAAAGCCGCTTGGCAGCGGAAAACTGGGATGCGCCCATTATCGTGACTACCAATGTGCAGTTATTTGAATCGCTGTTTGCCAGCCGTACTAGCCGTTGCCGCAAGCTGCACAACTTGGCAAACAGCGTGATCGTGTTGGATGAAGCGCAATTGTTACCACCGGAATTCCTGAACCCGATTTTGGGCGTGATGAAAGCTCTGGTAGAGCATTACGGTGTGACCTTCGTTCTTTCTACAGCTACTCAACCAGCGTTACACACTTACCACGATACATTTGGTAGTGCAGTAGTGAAAGGCTTTGAAGCCGAGCAAATCACCGAAATCATGCCTGATCCTGAAGCATTGTTTGCTGCGCTGGAACGGGTAAAAGTCGAATTGCCAGACGATTTGATAACAGAACGTTCGTGGGAGGATGTGGCAGAGGAAATTGCTGAACTGGATTCTGTGCTGGTTATCGTCAATACCAAACAGCAGGCTGCGGAACTGTGTCGTTTGTTGCCTCCTGAGACTTACTACCTGACGACCAATTTGTGTGGGGAACACCGTTCCGAGAAGTTAAAAGAAATCCGCCAGCGTTTGCAAGACGGTGAGCCGGTTCGTGTGGTCAGTACGCAGTTGATTGAAGCCGGAGTTGATGTGGATTTCCCCGTGGTTTACCGGGCGTTAGCTGGGCTTGATTCCATTGCGCAAGCCGCCGGACGTTGCAACCGTGAGGGCAAGCTGTCGGAAAAAGGGCGCGTGGTTGTGTTCGTGCCGCCACTCAATGCCAAACTACCGGGGCATCTGGGACGGTCGGTGACGGTGTGCCGTTCCTTGTTGCCAACTTTCACCCAAGCACCGCTACACCATTCGCATTTTCAGATTTACTTTGAACACTTTTATGCGCGAGCAGAATCACGGGATAAGCATGGTATTGTCGATTTGCTTGCTCAGAATGCGCGTGAATTAAAAATCCAGTTCCGCACGGCAGCCCAACGTTTTCGGCTAATTGATGATGAGGGGTCAGCGGTGTTGGTGACATACGGTGATGGTGCAAAACTGATTGAACAACTGAAAATCATCGGGCCGAAACGTAACCTGATGCGGAAGCTACAACGCCACACCGTAACCGTGCGTGAGCAGGTGAAAAAGCGCTTGCTACAGGCGGGCGATATTCGGGAGCTTGCCAATCTGCCTGGCATTTACGAGCAAATTACCCCCGGCTTGTATGACCAAAAACTTGGTTTATTGGTGGATGGTGTGTCACTATCTGCTGAATCCTTATACATTTGA
- a CDS encoding DUF4214 domain-containing protein — translation MDDLFFPVPSEYYIDPMSEVYAPELSSWEEPVRAERNPVADPYLSVVNAFGVDPASSGWLLDSGWQYMPEQDKDGFVAAILEVFPDHVEALQSLYMSAFERLGDPEGLAFWTLNMVFQQTADPFVVLNSVINASPEYVGMLKTVLGDQPALRDLNTGQAIETHLRTLDPALQRDLFGRLTDHLYDNVFGRVADAEGKAYWTAELSQGSVTLLTIIGALMTGAGAADQALLAEKNEIAYDAVSALVNRNVITNQDVARLGAEQVTTALRNMQERLSAYDASELAALAADRETLIAQLLQDIGLA, via the coding sequence ATGGATGATCTATTCTTTCCGGTTCCATCTGAATACTATATTGACCCAATGTCAGAGGTTTACGCCCCTGAGTTAAGCAGTTGGGAGGAGCCTGTGAGAGCAGAGCGCAATCCGGTCGCTGACCCGTATTTAAGTGTGGTAAACGCCTTTGGTGTTGACCCTGCCAGCAGCGGTTGGTTATTGGATAGCGGCTGGCAATACATGCCGGAACAAGATAAGGATGGTTTTGTTGCCGCTATTCTGGAAGTTTTCCCCGATCACGTAGAAGCCTTGCAATCCTTGTACATGAGCGCGTTTGAACGCTTGGGCGACCCGGAAGGCTTGGCATTTTGGACACTGAACATGGTATTTCAGCAAACGGCTGACCCTTTCGTGGTATTGAATTCAGTGATCAATGCATCCCCTGAATACGTTGGCATGTTGAAAACGGTGTTGGGCGATCAACCCGCACTGCGGGATTTGAATACCGGGCAAGCCATTGAAACACACCTCCGTACCCTTGATCCGGCGCTTCAACGGGATTTGTTCGGGCGCTTAACCGATCATTTGTATGACAATGTATTTGGGCGCGTTGCTGATGCAGAAGGTAAGGCGTATTGGACTGCTGAACTAAGCCAAGGCAGTGTTACCTTGTTAACCATCATCGGTGCATTAATGACCGGGGCAGGGGCTGCCGATCAAGCCTTGCTGGCGGAAAAAAATGAGATTGCTTACGATGCGGTGTCTGCATTAGTGAACCGTAATGTGATTACTAATCAGGATGTTGCTAGGTTGGGAGCTGAGCAAGTGACAACCGCTCTGAGAAATATGCAGGAACGGTTGTCGGCATACGATGCGAGTGAGTTAGCAGCATTAGCAGCGGATAGGGAAACCCTGATTGCGCAATTGCTACAAGACATCGGTCTGGCTTAG